A stretch of the Aneurinibacillus migulanus genome encodes the following:
- the catA gene encoding type A chloramphenicol O-acetyltransferase: protein MNFYRIDMDRWSRKPYFEHYMKESKCSYSITANLNVTTLLDRLQNKKVKFYPAFIYMVSRVVNSHTEFRTTFNDKGQLGYWDHMIPNYTIFHKEDKTFSAMWTEYSNDFLLFYKNYQCDMEQFGDKKGLWAKENVPVNTFSISSLPWVSFTGFNLNLYNGEYLLPIITGGKYFSDGKEILLPVSLQVHHAVCDGYHVSIFINDLQKLADSCEEWVV from the coding sequence ATGAATTTTTATCGAATTGATATGGATCGTTGGAGTAGAAAACCTTATTTCGAACATTATATGAAAGAAAGTAAATGTTCTTATAGTATTACGGCAAACCTGAATGTAACCACGTTACTAGATAGGCTACAAAATAAAAAAGTTAAGTTTTATCCTGCTTTCATTTACATGGTTTCAAGAGTTGTTAATTCACATACTGAGTTTAGAACAACTTTTAATGACAAAGGGCAATTAGGATATTGGGATCACATGATACCAAACTATACGATATTTCATAAAGAGGATAAAACTTTTTCCGCCATGTGGACGGAATACTCAAATGATTTTTTACTTTTTTATAAGAACTATCAGTGCGATATGGAGCAATTTGGAGACAAAAAGGGGCTATGGGCAAAAGAAAACGTGCCTGTTAATACATTTTCAATCTCTTCTCTTCCGTGGGTTAGCTTTACCGGTTTTAATCTTAATCTTTATAATGGAGAATATTTACTGCCTATTATTACGGGTGGGAAATACTTTTCAGATGGAAAAGAGATACTTTTACCTGTTTCACTGCAAGTTCACCATGCTGTGTGTGACGGTTATCATGTGAGTATTTTTATAAATGATTTACAGAAACTAGCCGATTCTTGCGAAGAATGGGTAGTGTAA
- a CDS encoding copper amine oxidase N-terminal domain-containing protein, whose amino-acid sequence MNKLSTSLLAITVAVSSFAIPPVHAASSSASVKQTTKPNYIMDYGLTVVIDDEIIDYKQKPAIHNGYIMLPVKAYLEDFGYTVTWNQKTKQLHAKDDTDELTLTLDRSAAIFNGEKVVYSAPVMMINNTIYAPAAFISDALYRDMEYYEDEDVLHIY is encoded by the coding sequence ATGAATAAACTTTCCACTTCCCTACTTGCCATCACGGTCGCTGTATCGTCATTTGCTATACCCCCGGTGCATGCAGCGAGCTCATCTGCGTCAGTCAAACAAACTACTAAGCCTAACTATATAATGGATTATGGCTTAACAGTTGTAATCGATGATGAGATTATTGATTATAAACAAAAGCCGGCTATACATAACGGATATATCATGTTACCAGTCAAAGCTTATTTAGAGGATTTCGGGTATACAGTTACCTGGAATCAGAAGACCAAACAGTTACACGCTAAGGATGATACGGATGAACTTACTCTAACTTTGGATAGGAGCGCTGCTATCTTTAACGGAGAGAAGGTCGTATATTCAGCTCCAGTTATGATGATTAACAATACAATCTATGCACCAGCAGCTTTTATTTCAGATGCTTTATATCGAGATATGGAATATTATGAAGATGAGGATGTTTTACATATATATTAA
- a CDS encoding erythromycin esterase family protein has protein sequence MKITKLLTRIIAVGLGTSLLFASTNISAATTQSTWLKQNAKEIKSLTSEDYSDLAFLKPLLKDKTVVSLGENFHRVAEYSSVKTRLIKYLHEELGFDVIAFESGLGDSAAIYENADSLTAKQMMGGSIFPIWHSKETLELFDYIKQQRKTNKPLYLAGYDMQFTSGYLTQFIAAWISKLDKEYGKQYFDFEMQGMTELYAVMNKYGAFSDKSPQYKAELRKVIDKYEPKYKNLIQFIKDNRTQLAAAYPDNPHMVDIAIKSLGDRIKFMEMCLYDEKESYEFRDKIMADNVEWLMKVMYPGKKVILWAHNDHLAKNTSKISTIEKGKWMNSFTSMGELLHKKLKGKEYVIGLYMNKGKASTITTQKPFNINPMPKGSLENLMMQSGYKNVFIDLSRHTTPNKNNAWMFKPVYAAEDGMTSEIIRPMSMKFVPKEQYDGIIVIDKVKAPTPIQ, from the coding sequence ATGAAGATAACTAAGCTATTGACAAGAATTATAGCCGTAGGGCTAGGGACTTCACTATTATTTGCTTCAACAAATATATCAGCGGCCACAACACAGAGCACATGGTTGAAACAAAACGCCAAAGAAATTAAATCTCTTACATCGGAGGATTATAGCGACTTAGCCTTTTTAAAGCCTCTTCTGAAGGATAAAACAGTGGTTAGTCTCGGTGAAAATTTTCATAGAGTAGCAGAGTACAGCAGTGTTAAAACAAGGCTTATCAAATATTTGCATGAAGAGCTTGGTTTTGATGTAATTGCTTTTGAATCAGGGCTCGGTGATTCTGCCGCCATCTATGAAAATGCCGACTCCCTCACTGCCAAACAGATGATGGGAGGTTCCATTTTTCCGATATGGCATTCCAAAGAAACACTTGAGTTATTTGATTATATCAAGCAACAGCGTAAAACGAACAAGCCCTTGTACCTGGCAGGATATGATATGCAGTTTACATCCGGTTATTTAACGCAGTTTATCGCAGCTTGGATTTCCAAGTTGGATAAGGAGTATGGCAAACAGTACTTCGACTTTGAAATGCAAGGGATGACCGAGCTATATGCAGTCATGAACAAATACGGCGCATTCAGCGACAAGTCCCCCCAATATAAGGCTGAGCTTAGAAAAGTCATAGATAAATATGAGCCAAAATACAAGAATTTGATCCAGTTTATTAAAGATAACAGGACACAGCTTGCAGCTGCGTATCCTGATAATCCTCACATGGTTGATATCGCTATAAAATCGTTGGGTGATCGAATCAAATTTATGGAAATGTGCCTGTATGATGAAAAGGAGAGCTATGAGTTCAGAGACAAAATCATGGCTGACAATGTAGAATGGCTAATGAAAGTTATGTATCCAGGAAAAAAAGTAATATTGTGGGCTCACAATGACCATCTAGCTAAAAACACTTCTAAAATTAGTACAATAGAAAAAGGCAAATGGATGAATAGCTTTACTAGTATGGGAGAACTGCTCCACAAAAAACTGAAAGGCAAGGAATACGTCATAGGGCTATATATGAATAAAGGAAAAGCAAGCACAATTACTACACAAAAACCTTTTAATATAAATCCTATGCCTAAAGGAAGTCTTGAGAACTTGATGATGCAGAGCGGATATAAGAATGTATTTATCGATTTATCAAGACACACTACACCAAATAAAAATAACGCATGGATGTTCAAGCCGGTTTATGCCGCCGAAGACGGCATGACATCTGAAATTATTAGACCAATGTCGATGAAGTTTGTCCCTAAAGAACAGTATGATGGAATAATTGTAATCGATAAGGTAAAGGCGCCGACACCCATTCAATAA
- a CDS encoding DUF4241 domain-containing protein — MSKLLSELSKPSSETLRPEILEQLKIVSGKIVACDPLISHNKPFKQTIQPGTYSIVAWWHKEEERIAATELKLFNARPVRWEMATKSGQNVNELQEGYIFGYPVDTGLGCFADMEAIDKLTELEAKLELELGDDFISLYDNVIDDVLTEHDDDWGNFIVCENTGLNIIIFRSGYGDGFYASYWGIDEKGRIVSLITDFNILD, encoded by the coding sequence ATGTCAAAGTTACTAAGTGAATTATCCAAACCTTCCAGCGAAACTCTCCGACCTGAAATATTGGAACAGTTAAAAATTGTTTCCGGCAAAATTGTCGCCTGCGATCCCCTCATTTCCCATAACAAACCGTTCAAACAGACGATCCAGCCAGGTACGTATTCAATCGTTGCTTGGTGGCACAAGGAAGAAGAACGTATCGCCGCTACAGAACTGAAACTGTTCAATGCCCGACCGGTTCGTTGGGAGATGGCGACAAAGTCGGGACAAAACGTGAACGAACTGCAGGAAGGATATATATTCGGCTACCCGGTAGATACCGGGTTAGGTTGTTTCGCGGATATGGAAGCTATCGATAAGCTAACAGAATTGGAAGCTAAATTGGAATTAGAACTTGGCGACGATTTTATCAGCTTATACGACAATGTTATAGATGATGTGTTGACTGAGCATGACGATGATTGGGGAAATTTTATCGTTTGTGAAAATACAGGCCTTAATATTATAATATTCCGTTCCGGTTATGGTGATGGCTTCTATGCTTCCTATTGGGGGATTGACGAAAAAGGGCGGATTGTTTCACTTATCACCGATTTTAATATCCTGGACTAA
- a CDS encoding AbrB/MazE/SpoVT family DNA-binding domain-containing protein translates to MNELGRMVLPIELRHTLGTAEKDDLKIFTDGEQVILRKYQPACSFCNLTDNVIKFKGKVICGSIKMR, encoded by the coding sequence GTGAACGAGCTAGGACGTATGGTATTACCGATTGAATTACGTCATACGTTAGGGACTGCTGAAAAGGATGATTTGAAGATTTTTACGGACGGTGAACAAGTAATTCTGCGTAAGTATCAGCCAGCATGTTCATTCTGTAACTTAACGGATAACGTTATAAAGTTTAAAGGAAAGGTGATATGTGGAAGTATCAAGATGAGATAG